CGGTCTCATGGACAACATTTCGGAGGAGGTTTACCAAGCATTTGCCGAAAATGTGAGCAACGATGAGGCGAGACATCGACGAATGAAGAAAGTCAGTCTGTGGTCTCTGCAGCTTGCCGCgcagcttctgctgcttAGTATAGGTACAATTGCCtaaatgtatatagtaaTGAAGTGATGATTTGACTAAATACGATTGTAGTGATTGTATACAAGAAGATGTTTTTGATGTGGTTCCAATCCTTTTTTCGGTGAATGATAAATATGCTGTTAATGTACATAAAGTAGTATACAATGGAGATTtaacgacgacgagcccGGTCCCTGTCTCGATCTCGACGATTATTGTCACGATCTCTATCTCTTCTATCTCTTCTATCACGATCTCGGCGGTCCCTCTCGTCCCGGTCCCGGCGATCCCTGTCTCTTTCACCTCCTCTatctcgtcttcttctgtcaTTGTCCGTTTGGCTGCTTCTATCATCCTCTCCTCGACGACCTCTCCTATCTCTATCTCCTCTGTCCCGATCTCTATCATCGTCTCGTCTATCTCGATCACGTCTTGAGGATCTTTTAGGACTCCTTTCTCGATCACGGTCGCGATCACGAGAGCTATGGGGTCTTCTTGAGTCCCGATCTCTTCGGGAGTCATAGCTTCCTTCTCTTTCCTGATCAATAGCTCCATCTCTCTCACTCTccctctccttctccacctgcttctcgtcgacaatctcgCCGGTACGCACGTTTCGCATTACGACAGGCGTGTACTCTGGTTTGGGACGGGAAGCCTTGCCCCAGGTCCCTAATTCCTCAGGTAaatgctcctccagcgtTTTAGCACCGAGTCCCAACAACGCAGGCCGCTTATCGGGCACCTTAGCGGCCTGTGTAACGACCCTCTGGGGCAACGCACTTTCCATACCTCGAAACAAGGCAGCTCCAAAGTCCTCCACGGGCATCGAAGCGTAGTCTTCTACCGACGCCATATCTGGAAGTGCATTGATATCCTGCCGCAGTGCCTGCAGTTCCCGTTGTTCCTGAATCTTACCACCTCGAGAAGCAAATACAGAAAGCCCGTACTGAGGCTTCCACTCCTCTACCTCTTCGTTTTTTGGTGGgttctcttcctcttgaGCCAGATCAGCTTCTCGCCTCTCGACCAGATCCTGTCGCCagttcttctcctccagataaatgatcttcttggtcttggccttctcttCTCGGAGACGGGTCTCCTCTTCTAGCTTGAGTCGTTCTTTTTCGGGAAGCTCTCCGGCAACAAATTCGGACACTTGCTTGACATTTGAGGTTTCCTTCTCGATCTCGAAAAGCGATCCATGCGATTCCTCCGGCCGCTGTTCCTTCTTGGGTCTTGTATCCGCTTTGCTACCCTTGAGATTGAACGAGATCATGGGGAATAGTATCTTGTGTTGTACCGTATGTGTTGAGACGGTATAAGACTTTCGGGAAGTGTAAATACTTAGTGCAGTCTTGTGCAGCTGATATGTGCACcacgagtacatacagtattCTGCTGGTAATGGCAGTGACGTATGACTACTGTGCTGTATTGTAATCGTAGGTGTTACTCGTTCAGCTGAACGATATGATATTTGATCGCGTGTTTTTCAGTCATCTTTTATCGAAGAGTGATCGGTGTCTATACGCAATTACACAACCTCCATTGGTGTTTAACAAGATCTCCCAGCAGCTCAACTGTCTGCAAAGTGATTACTTGAACGTACAGGTAAAGTGTAGCACAAACAATGCCCTATTGGGACATAGAGTCAACTgtagtatatatacaacACCGTTCTCACGTTTGAtccattttttcccccTTGACACTTATCTCAGCGTAATAGTATCGTACAGGGACCAGTATCAAAATTCTTATCCCCCAACCACTAATCTACTCCCAACCTTATCGCCATGCAGACGAGCAGAATAAAATTAAAGGGCGTATTGGGCCTCTAGATTttgggaaaaaagaaatcaCCGTGTTTTGGACGTGAGTAAGTGGAGTTCTACGTCATAACACGATGCTGACAAGACGCATGCAGTGTCTGCGGGGCGCCGGTGTCTTTAGAACCGTTGCCGCCCTCCCACTACTGGCACAACGACCCAACTTCTACAGGCCCTTGACGTGTTCTGCTCTGAGGAGGAACAATGATCACAGCTACCGCCACGAGAGTCGTAAAGACAAGGAGATGCaggatctcaaggagtcgAGAAAGATGCGCGAGCAGGAGGCCTTGGACGACGCCGCGTTTCGAAACACGTTTGAATTCGCTGTGGAAAAGACGCGAGATTCAGATGGCAAGTCACCGGAACCCGAAGTTGAGATTGATGTAGACAGAGAGGCCCAGA
This genomic interval from Yarrowia lipolytica chromosome 1E, complete sequence contains the following:
- a CDS encoding uncharacterized protein (Compare to YALI0E01166g, some similarities with uniprot|Q8I5S6 Plasmodium falciparum PFL0625C Eukaryotic translation initiation factor 3 subunit 10, similar to Saccharomyces cerevisiae SPP2 (YOR148C); ancestral locus Anc_5.484) encodes the protein MYSWCTYQLHKTALSIYTSRKSYTVSTHTVQHKILFPMISFNLKGSKADTRPKKEQRPEESHGSLFEIEKETSNVKQVSEFVAGELPEKERLKLEEETRLREEKAKTKKIIYLEEKNWRQDLVERREADLAQEEENPPKNEEVEEWKPQYGLSVFASRGGKIQEQRELQALRQDINALPDMASVEDYASMPVEDFGAALFRGMESALPQRVVTQAAKVPDKRPALLGLGAKTLEEHLPEELGTWGKASRPKPEYTPVVMRNVRTGEIVDEKQVEKERESERDGAIDQEREGSYDSRRDRDSRRPHSSRDRDRDRERSPKRSSRRDRDRRDDDRDRDRGDRDRRGRRGEDDRSSQTDNDRRRRDRGGERDRDRRDRDERDRRDRDRRDRRDRDRDNNRRDRDRDRARRR